From the Aquitalea magnusonii genome, one window contains:
- a CDS encoding primosomal protein N', translating into MASQRVQVVVDLPLFGAFTYLSHFDVIPGQRVAVPFGTRQLCGVVVTGIPPEGLPETQLKEVAQVFDALPPLPADFLAMVNFAAAYYHFPLGQTLFTALPTGLREARDIIPPDERPFALTAKGEAEAPPARQRARLALWQALGDGALTQAQARQVTPQAGKILADWLAEERIRRVSPERVPLELGPAPHLNDDQQAALSALTAQPSGFQSWLLHGITGSGKTEVYLQRIAPSLAAGQQVLVLVPEINLTPQLVERFIQRFPASRIAVQHSQLADGERLRNWLDAWQGRADIVIGTRLSVFTPMPRLGLIVVDEEHDGSFKQQDGLRYHARDLAIWRARQAGIPIILGSATPSLETVANVEAGRYRKLTLSQRAHGAARLPTVRLVDTRRAKLTEGLSDAVIKALASRLERGEMSLVFINRRGFAPVLACTDCGWTSGCPRCSTRLVLHLMERKLRCHHCGWEEAVPHACPECGAPDIKPLGEGTQRLESALGRLFPSARILRIDRDTTQRKQAWDEIYRQVHAGEVDMLVGTQMLAKGHDFGTLSLVTVLNADGGLYSADYRASERLFAQLTQVAGRAGRADAPGEVLVQTQWPDHPLYQALVAHDFDGFAASLLQERRLAAFPPAVYQALLRADATELAQANAFLTQVRAQVQPLAEEVLISGPAPALMVRLANRERAQLVLESPSRQALHRFLDQLPPLLDALARQHGRGLRWSLDVDPQEM; encoded by the coding sequence GTGGCTTCTCAGAGAGTTCAGGTGGTGGTCGATCTGCCCCTGTTTGGCGCATTTACCTACCTGTCTCATTTTGATGTCATACCCGGCCAGCGGGTGGCGGTTCCCTTTGGCACACGGCAGTTGTGTGGCGTGGTTGTCACTGGCATACCCCCGGAGGGTTTGCCGGAAACGCAGCTAAAGGAAGTTGCGCAGGTATTTGATGCGCTGCCACCCTTGCCGGCGGATTTTCTTGCCATGGTGAACTTCGCCGCCGCGTACTATCACTTTCCACTGGGCCAGACCCTGTTTACCGCCCTCCCTACCGGCTTGCGTGAAGCCCGCGACATCATTCCACCGGATGAGCGCCCCTTTGCCCTGACGGCCAAGGGCGAAGCCGAAGCGCCGCCGGCGCGGCAGCGTGCCCGGCTGGCCTTGTGGCAGGCACTGGGGGATGGCGCACTGACCCAGGCACAGGCCCGCCAAGTGACGCCACAGGCCGGCAAGATACTTGCCGATTGGCTGGCCGAGGAACGCATCAGGCGGGTTAGCCCGGAGCGCGTGCCGCTGGAGCTGGGACCTGCACCACACCTGAATGATGACCAGCAAGCAGCGCTGAGCGCGCTCACCGCCCAGCCCTCAGGCTTCCAGAGCTGGCTGCTGCATGGCATCACCGGCAGCGGCAAAACCGAGGTTTATCTGCAGCGCATTGCGCCCAGTCTGGCTGCCGGTCAACAAGTGCTGGTGCTGGTGCCGGAAATTAATCTGACCCCGCAATTGGTGGAGCGCTTCATCCAGCGCTTTCCCGCCAGCCGGATTGCCGTGCAGCACAGCCAGTTGGCCGACGGAGAGCGCCTGCGCAACTGGCTGGATGCCTGGCAGGGGCGGGCGGATATTGTCATCGGTACCCGCCTGTCCGTTTTCACACCCATGCCGCGCCTGGGGCTGATCGTGGTGGATGAAGAGCATGATGGCTCGTTCAAACAGCAGGATGGGCTGCGCTACCACGCCAGGGATCTGGCCATCTGGCGCGCCCGGCAGGCCGGCATTCCCATCATCCTGGGCAGTGCCACGCCCAGCCTGGAAACCGTGGCCAATGTCGAGGCCGGACGCTACCGCAAGCTGACGCTAAGCCAGCGCGCCCATGGCGCCGCACGGCTGCCGACGGTGCGGCTGGTGGACACCCGCCGCGCCAAGTTGACGGAAGGCTTGTCCGATGCGGTGATCAAGGCGCTGGCCAGTCGGCTGGAACGCGGTGAAATGAGCCTGGTATTCATCAATCGGCGCGGTTTTGCGCCGGTGCTGGCCTGCACCGATTGCGGCTGGACCAGCGGCTGTCCACGCTGTTCCACTAGGCTGGTGTTGCACCTGATGGAGCGCAAGCTGCGCTGTCACCATTGCGGCTGGGAAGAAGCGGTACCGCATGCCTGCCCGGAGTGTGGCGCGCCGGATATCAAGCCGCTGGGTGAGGGTACGCAGCGGCTGGAGTCGGCGCTGGGCAGGCTGTTTCCCAGCGCCCGCATCCTGCGCATCGACCGCGATACCACGCAGCGCAAACAAGCATGGGATGAAATCTACCGCCAGGTCCATGCCGGTGAAGTCGACATGCTGGTCGGCACCCAGATGCTGGCCAAGGGGCATGATTTTGGTACCCTGTCGCTGGTGACAGTGCTGAATGCCGATGGCGGGCTGTACTCGGCCGATTATCGTGCATCCGAGCGGCTGTTTGCCCAGCTCACCCAGGTGGCAGGCCGTGCTGGCCGTGCCGATGCGCCGGGTGAGGTCCTGGTGCAGACCCAATGGCCGGACCATCCGCTGTATCAGGCCCTGGTGGCGCATGATTTTGACGGTTTTGCTGCCAGCTTGCTGCAGGAGCGCCGCCTGGCCGCCTTTCCACCCGCCGTCTACCAGGCCCTGCTGCGTGCCGATGCCACTGAGCTGGCACAGGCCAACGCCTTCCTCACCCAGGTGCGCGCACAAGTGCAGCCACTGGCGGAGGAGGTGCTGATTTCCGGTCCGGCACCCGCGCTGATGGTACGGCTGGCCAATCGTGAACGCGCCCAACTGGTGCTGGAATCACCCAGTCGTCAGGCCCTGCATCGTTTTCTTGATCAATTACCCCCTTTGCTGGATGCCCTGGCGCGTCAGCATGGGCGCGGTTTGCGCTGGTCGCTGGATGTGGACCCGCAGGAGATGTAA
- the hemE gene encoding uroporphyrinogen decarboxylase encodes MTQLKNDTFLRALLKEPVEYTPIWMMRQAGRYLPEYRATRARAGSFMGLCTSPDFATEVTLQPLDRFPLDAAILFSDILTVPDAMGLGLYFAEGEGPKFERPLRDESAIRALQVPVLDKLQYVFDAVASIRKALDGRVPLIGFSGSPFTLACYMIEGGGSDDFRHVKAMLYSRPELLHHILAVNAQTVTDYLNAQIDAGAQAVQIFDTWGGALSHAAYREFSLAYMQRIVAGLKREVDGRRVPVIVFTKNGGQWLEDIAAIGADCVGLDWTTDIGQARARVGDKVALQGNFDPNALFGSPAAIEAEAGRILAAYGQGSGHVFNLGHGISQHADPAHAAALVEAVHRLSRQYHQ; translated from the coding sequence ATGACCCAGCTCAAGAATGACACCTTCCTGCGTGCGCTCCTGAAGGAGCCGGTTGAATACACACCCATCTGGATGATGCGCCAGGCCGGCCGCTATCTGCCGGAATACCGCGCCACCCGCGCCCGTGCCGGCAGCTTCATGGGCCTGTGTACCAGCCCTGATTTTGCTACCGAAGTCACCCTGCAGCCGCTGGATCGTTTTCCGCTGGATGCCGCTATCTTGTTTTCCGACATCCTCACCGTGCCGGATGCCATGGGCCTGGGCCTGTACTTTGCCGAGGGCGAAGGCCCCAAGTTTGAACGCCCGCTGCGCGATGAAAGCGCCATCCGCGCCTTGCAGGTGCCGGTGCTGGACAAGCTGCAGTATGTATTCGATGCCGTGGCCAGCATCCGCAAGGCGCTGGATGGACGTGTGCCGCTGATCGGTTTTTCCGGCAGCCCCTTCACCCTGGCCTGCTACATGATAGAAGGTGGCGGTTCGGACGACTTCCGTCACGTCAAGGCCATGCTGTACAGCCGTCCTGAGCTGCTGCACCACATCCTGGCGGTCAATGCCCAGACGGTGACCGACTACCTGAATGCCCAGATCGATGCCGGGGCGCAGGCGGTACAGATCTTCGATACCTGGGGTGGTGCGCTCAGTCACGCCGCCTACCGGGAATTCTCGCTGGCCTATATGCAACGCATCGTGGCCGGTCTTAAGCGTGAGGTCGATGGCCGCCGTGTGCCGGTGATTGTCTTCACCAAGAATGGTGGGCAGTGGCTGGAAGACATCGCGGCCATCGGTGCGGATTGTGTCGGTCTGGACTGGACTACGGACATCGGCCAGGCGCGTGCCCGTGTGGGGGACAAGGTGGCGCTGCAAGGCAATTTCGACCCGAATGCCCTGTTTGGCTCTCCCGCAGCCATCGAGGCGGAAGCCGGCCGCATTCTGGCGGCTTATGGCCAGGGCTCAGGACATGTGTTCAACCTGGGCCATGGCATTTCCCAGCACGCCGATCCGGCCCACGCCGCCGCGCTGGTTGAGGCGGTGCATCGCCTGTCGCGTCAGTATCATCAGTAA
- the gcvA gene encoding transcriptional regulator GcvA, which produces MNRRLPPLNALKAFESAARQGSFSAAAQTLYVTHGAISRQIQQLEDWLGVALFERHGRRVRLSAAGQSYLPAIQAALDGIAGATEKLIARKQGRRLNINVTPTLAMHWLLPRLTRFQLRYPGVELRLATSDASINNQNADFDIAIRRGKDHWHGFVSHAFLTEREIPVCSPALLARQPIRQPADLAAHTLLHSETRPVAWSRWLAAAGVPGLQSAADQHFDHYYLALQGAVDGLGVTLGALPVIESELASGKLVAPLDGPEISVRGYSWAVPQSLVGDELVAAFCQWLEEEGRPHPA; this is translated from the coding sequence ATGAATCGTAGACTCCCACCGCTCAATGCACTGAAAGCCTTTGAATCCGCAGCCCGGCAAGGCAGCTTCAGTGCGGCTGCCCAGACGCTTTATGTGACGCATGGTGCCATCAGCCGCCAGATACAACAGTTGGAGGACTGGCTGGGAGTGGCCCTGTTTGAACGTCATGGCCGTCGGGTACGCTTGTCGGCTGCCGGGCAATCCTATCTGCCCGCCATCCAGGCGGCGCTGGATGGCATTGCGGGTGCCACGGAAAAACTGATTGCGCGCAAACAGGGGCGGCGACTCAACATCAATGTCACCCCGACGCTGGCCATGCACTGGCTATTGCCCAGGCTTACACGCTTTCAATTGCGCTATCCCGGGGTGGAACTGCGCCTGGCAACCTCGGACGCCAGCATCAACAACCAGAATGCCGACTTCGACATTGCCATCCGGCGTGGCAAGGATCACTGGCATGGTTTTGTATCGCACGCTTTTCTGACCGAGCGGGAAATTCCGGTGTGCAGCCCGGCCTTGCTGGCGCGTCAGCCCATCCGCCAGCCAGCCGATCTGGCCGCCCACACCCTGCTGCATTCGGAAACCCGACCGGTTGCCTGGTCGCGCTGGCTGGCGGCAGCCGGCGTGCCCGGCCTGCAATCGGCCGCAGACCAGCATTTTGATCATTACTATCTGGCCTTGCAGGGGGCGGTGGACGGACTGGGCGTCACTCTGGGCGCATTGCCGGTGATTGAAAGCGAACTGGCCAGCGGCAAGCTGGTGGCACCACTGGATGGGCCGGAAATATCTGTACGCGGTTACTCATGGGCCGTGCCGCAGTCACTGGTGGGCGATGAGCTGGTGGCCGCCTTCTGCCAATGGCTGGAGGAAGAAGGCAGGCCACACCCGGCATGA
- a CDS encoding fatty acid desaturase, with translation MSLPRLPLRTNMLLLLLALRLWLVELVAVPLAMAWLHPAYGLLLLAALLLIPLRWQLLHEAAHGRLLPSRRYNRLAGRLLAISLGLPFDVWRQAHLLHHRYSRTTLCRVEVYEPGAEPARQRQLLLCLRLCGGAYVLAWAGSLLLLSYPAAAHWSWLQQRVPLWPRLCRRVQASGRQGTARMDGVLACLLPLLSLLVYGQHHWMLCLAWWLRAVLISLTDHVCFAGQPLGCARQAANLALPRWLGLCLLNSHLRGVHQRWPQLGWQALPQHFAAAGLCWDGGFIRQMFVGQWRVLPATSLPVIPLRRAGMGIMPADFNHSRLASRYRHDPAQE, from the coding sequence ATGTCTCTTCCCCGCCTTCCCTTGCGCACCAATATGCTGCTGTTGCTGCTGGCCTTGCGGCTGTGGCTGGTAGAACTGGTGGCCGTGCCTTTGGCCATGGCCTGGCTGCACCCGGCCTATGGCTTGCTGTTGCTGGCGGCACTGCTGCTGATTCCCTTGCGCTGGCAACTGCTGCATGAGGCTGCCCATGGTCGGCTGCTCCCCTCCCGGCGCTATAACCGGCTGGCCGGGCGCTTGCTGGCGATCAGCCTGGGCCTGCCGTTTGATGTGTGGCGGCAGGCGCATCTGCTGCACCACCGTTACAGCCGCACCACACTATGCCGGGTAGAGGTTTATGAGCCAGGAGCGGAACCCGCCCGCCAACGCCAGTTACTGCTGTGCCTGCGTCTGTGTGGTGGCGCTTATGTGCTGGCCTGGGCTGGCAGTCTCTTGCTGCTGAGCTATCCTGCGGCCGCACATTGGTCCTGGCTGCAGCAGCGGGTGCCGTTGTGGCCACGCTTGTGCCGGCGCGTGCAAGCCAGTGGCCGGCAAGGGACGGCGCGCATGGATGGCGTGCTGGCCTGCCTGTTACCGCTCCTGTCCTTGCTGGTGTACGGCCAGCATCACTGGATGTTGTGCTTGGCCTGGTGGCTGCGCGCGGTGCTGATTTCCCTCACCGACCATGTCTGCTTTGCCGGCCAGCCACTGGGCTGTGCGCGGCAGGCGGCCAATCTGGCACTGCCGCGCTGGCTGGGCCTGTGTCTGCTCAACAGCCACTTGCGCGGTGTGCATCAGCGCTGGCCCCAACTGGGCTGGCAGGCCTTGCCGCAGCATTTTGCCGCGGCCGGCCTGTGCTGGGATGGGGGATTTATCCGCCAGATGTTTGTCGGACAATGGCGTGTCCTGCCGGCGACCAGTCTGCCGGTAATACCCCTGCGCAGGGCAGGGATGGGTATAATGCCGGCTGACTTTAATCATTCCAGGCTCGCAAGCCGATACCGACATGACCCAGCTCAAGAATGA
- a CDS encoding efflux RND transporter permease subunit, with amino-acid sequence MWLTRVSVRNPYFATVLMLALLVLGLFAWSRLPVEELPDIRFPVAVVSTHYSGASPEVVESEVTRPLEEAINTINGIKHIRSYSFEGSSTIVVEFALSVDPAVAVQDVRDRVGGVQGRFRREIDTPSVSQFNPNDQPLLSISFSSSQVSQRTLTTWLDNTLKKRLQIVTGVGEAKVVGGVKRQIRIDVDPYRLESSGLSLQEVADAIRAGNRDYPAGAVSSASNEMNVRVSGKLKSPEDFANLVTGYRNGSTIRLSDVATVSDAEAEASSMTLIDGKPGVGIDIRAARGANVVEVADGVKQVIHDMQGSMPAGTQVHISYDKSEDVKKSLANVEATLLEGAGLTVLIVFLFLGSWRSTVITGLTLPVALIGTLFALQALGFTLNLMTLMALSLSIGLLIDDAIVVRENIVRHRQLGKSHYQAALDGTNEIGLAVLATTLTVVAVFLPVGFMSGIIGKFFHQFGLTVTVAVLISMLVSFTLDPMLSSIWPDPHQHGDRHRGPLGRMLDWCESSLDRLADYYVHSIRWVLDHRKTVLLAALLLLVGSFMLVPRIGGEFMPRQDKGKFSLSYKTAPGSSLDYTASKGRELEALLRQLPEVRSIQLTAGSSSFSASKTDGQLLVDMGSKTSRHHSLFSAMQQARALANRVAGVEILSVEEMGKEGPGGKPINIGLRGSNLGELDAAANLLISQLAKVKGVGDLQSSLSDADPAIKLEVRRDAAASLGVDLNRVGSTLSQLLAGDVVGSWEAPDGENYDVLLQVPRSERRNELLDIITVAGRPDANGAASMVPLSTVTRLSPGLSPRQIDRVDLLRQVTVTGNIAGRDAGSVFADISKITAGLKLPAGVVLAEEGERRDMEESLGYALQALAMGVIFIYMILAAQFRSFTMPLAIMVALPLAFVGVFVALWLCGSTLNMFSVIGIIMLMGLAAKNGILLVDFINQSRQEGMTRNEAIVAAGRVRLRPIMMTSLAMIFGMLPMAIGGSEGAETRGPMAHAIIGGMVSSTLLTLIVLPVVYSYLDGVRQYLRRCLGAGNQPHAAVQAGLGHTDRKDG; translated from the coding sequence ATGTGGTTGACCCGTGTCAGCGTGCGCAATCCCTATTTCGCCACGGTCCTGATGCTGGCCTTGCTGGTACTGGGGCTGTTTGCCTGGTCGCGCCTGCCGGTGGAGGAGTTGCCGGACATCCGTTTCCCGGTGGCGGTGGTCAGCACCCATTACAGCGGTGCTTCGCCCGAGGTGGTGGAAAGCGAAGTCACGCGCCCGCTGGAAGAAGCCATCAATACCATCAATGGCATCAAGCATATCCGTTCCTATTCGTTTGAAGGCAGCTCCACCATCGTGGTGGAGTTTGCCCTGAGCGTGGATCCGGCGGTGGCGGTACAGGATGTGCGTGACCGGGTGGGCGGCGTGCAGGGGCGCTTCCGTCGCGAAATCGATACCCCCTCGGTATCGCAGTTCAACCCCAACGACCAGCCGCTATTATCCATCAGCTTCAGTTCCAGCCAGGTATCGCAGCGCACGCTCACCACCTGGCTGGACAACACCCTGAAAAAGCGCCTGCAGATTGTGACCGGGGTTGGCGAAGCCAAGGTGGTGGGTGGCGTCAAGCGTCAGATCCGCATTGATGTGGACCCCTACCGGCTGGAATCCAGCGGCCTGTCCTTGCAGGAAGTGGCCGATGCCATTCGGGCAGGCAACCGCGACTACCCGGCCGGCGCGGTCAGCAGCGCCAGCAATGAAATGAATGTGCGGGTGAGCGGCAAGCTCAAGTCGCCGGAGGATTTTGCCAATCTGGTTACCGGCTATCGCAATGGCAGCACCATCCGCCTGTCGGATGTGGCTACGGTGAGCGATGCCGAAGCCGAGGCATCCAGCATGACGCTGATTGATGGCAAGCCAGGGGTTGGCATCGATATCCGTGCCGCGCGCGGTGCCAATGTGGTGGAGGTGGCCGATGGCGTGAAACAGGTGATCCACGACATGCAAGGCAGCATGCCGGCCGGTACACAGGTACACATCAGTTACGACAAGTCGGAGGATGTGAAGAAATCGCTGGCCAATGTGGAAGCCACCTTGCTGGAAGGTGCCGGCCTGACCGTGCTGATCGTGTTCCTGTTTCTGGGGAGCTGGCGCAGCACGGTGATTACCGGACTCACCCTGCCGGTGGCGCTGATTGGCACCTTGTTTGCCTTGCAGGCACTGGGTTTCACCCTCAACCTGATGACGCTGATGGCACTCTCCCTGTCCATCGGCCTGCTGATCGACGATGCCATCGTGGTGCGGGAAAACATCGTGCGCCATCGCCAGTTGGGCAAGAGCCATTATCAGGCGGCGCTGGATGGCACCAATGAAATCGGCCTGGCGGTGCTGGCCACCACCCTTACCGTGGTGGCGGTGTTTCTGCCAGTGGGCTTCATGAGCGGGATCATCGGCAAGTTCTTTCACCAGTTTGGCCTCACCGTCACGGTAGCGGTGCTGATTTCCATGCTGGTCAGCTTCACACTGGACCCGATGCTGTCGTCGATCTGGCCAGACCCGCACCAGCATGGCGACCGCCATCGTGGTCCGCTGGGGCGCATGCTGGACTGGTGCGAAAGCTCCTTGGACCGCTTGGCCGACTACTACGTACACAGCATCCGCTGGGTGCTGGACCACCGCAAGACAGTGTTGCTGGCCGCGCTGCTGTTGCTGGTGGGCAGCTTCATGCTGGTGCCGCGTATTGGCGGTGAATTCATGCCACGGCAGGACAAGGGCAAGTTTTCCCTGTCCTACAAAACGGCGCCGGGCTCCTCGCTGGACTACACCGCCAGCAAGGGACGCGAACTGGAAGCCCTGCTGCGCCAACTGCCTGAAGTACGGTCCATCCAGTTGACCGCCGGCAGCAGCAGTTTCAGCGCCAGCAAGACCGATGGCCAGTTGCTGGTTGATATGGGCAGCAAAACCAGCCGCCATCACAGCCTGTTCAGTGCGATGCAGCAGGCGCGCGCGCTGGCCAATCGCGTGGCCGGGGTGGAAATCCTGTCGGTGGAGGAAATGGGCAAGGAGGGGCCGGGTGGCAAGCCCATCAATATTGGCTTGCGCGGCAGCAATCTTGGCGAACTGGATGCCGCGGCCAATCTCCTGATCAGCCAATTGGCCAAGGTCAAGGGCGTGGGGGATTTGCAAAGCAGCCTGTCCGATGCCGACCCGGCCATCAAGCTGGAAGTGCGGCGTGATGCCGCCGCCAGCCTGGGCGTGGATCTGAACCGGGTGGGCAGTACCTTGTCGCAATTGCTGGCCGGCGATGTGGTGGGCAGTTGGGAAGCGCCGGATGGCGAAAACTACGATGTGCTGCTGCAAGTGCCACGCAGCGAACGGCGCAACGAACTGCTGGACATCATTACCGTCGCCGGGCGTCCTGATGCCAACGGTGCGGCCAGCATGGTGCCCTTGTCCACGGTGACAAGGCTGAGTCCGGGGCTGAGCCCGCGCCAGATCGACCGGGTAGACCTGCTGCGCCAAGTAACGGTAACCGGCAATATTGCCGGACGCGATGCCGGATCGGTATTTGCCGACATCAGCAAGATCACCGCCGGACTCAAGCTGCCAGCGGGCGTGGTATTGGCCGAGGAAGGCGAACGCCGCGACATGGAAGAATCGCTGGGCTACGCGCTGCAGGCCCTGGCCATGGGGGTGATTTTCATCTACATGATCCTGGCGGCGCAGTTCCGCAGTTTCACCATGCCGCTGGCCATCATGGTGGCCTTGCCGCTGGCCTTTGTCGGCGTGTTTGTTGCCTTGTGGCTCTGCGGCTCCACGCTGAACATGTTCTCGGTCATCGGCATCATCATGCTGATGGGGCTGGCGGCCAAGAACGGCATTCTGCTGGTTGATTTCATCAACCAGTCACGCCAGGAAGGCATGACGCGCAACGAGGCCATCGTGGCCGCGGGCCGGGTACGTCTGCGGCCCATCATGATGACCAGTCTGGCCATGATTTTCGGCATGCTGCCCATGGCCATTGGCGGCAGCGAAGGGGCGGAAACCCGCGGCCCGATGGCACACGCCATCATTGGCGGCATGGTCAGTTCCACTTTGCTCACCCTGATTGTGCTGCCGGTGGTCTACAGCTATCTGGATGGCGTGCGCCAGTACTTGCGTCGCTGCTTGGGCGCGGGTAACCAGCCCCATGCCGCCGTGCAGGCCGGGCTAGGTCATACTGACCGAAAGGACGGCTAG
- a CDS encoding efflux RND transporter periplasmic adaptor subunit, translating to MKSSWLGWGIMLGGLAACSGGHDVATEGKTAASAVAAHIPSRALSRADIEVAARGSLRDTLPFTGTLAALKSSSIAAEVEARVRDVLVREGEVVQQGQVLARLDSESLDQSVSEQQAQLAGNQSRLKLARIKLDKQHELLQKGFISQLAYDEAESEYTVRQGELQAQSSQLARARRQQADSVVRAPIAGVVYERKINPGEIAAKNARLFSIADLGTLELSASVPSQWIGRIKPGQQARFSVEGLPDEFLGEVVRVNPVAQSGTRSFLIYIRVNNADGHLKAGQFAKGGVVLRALDGQVVLPQTAVQDVQGQPWVMLVTQGRLKRQPVKVLLWSQNERKLAVEGLSPGQVVLAAPLLGVASGDAVTLPAQLK from the coding sequence ATGAAGTCGAGCTGGCTGGGTTGGGGAATCATGCTAGGGGGATTGGCGGCCTGCAGTGGCGGCCATGATGTTGCCACCGAGGGCAAGACGGCCGCATCTGCGGTGGCGGCGCACATACCGTCACGGGCGCTGTCACGTGCCGATATCGAAGTGGCCGCGCGTGGCAGCCTGCGTGACACCCTGCCGTTTACCGGCACGCTGGCGGCGCTCAAGAGCAGCAGTATTGCCGCCGAAGTGGAGGCACGGGTACGCGATGTGCTGGTGCGCGAGGGCGAGGTGGTGCAGCAAGGCCAGGTGCTGGCGCGGCTGGATTCGGAGTCGCTGGACCAGTCGGTCAGCGAGCAGCAGGCCCAACTGGCCGGTAATCAGTCGCGGTTAAAGCTGGCGCGCATCAAGCTGGACAAGCAGCACGAGCTACTGCAGAAGGGTTTCATTTCCCAGTTGGCCTATGACGAGGCCGAAAGCGAGTACACCGTGCGCCAGGGCGAGCTGCAGGCGCAAAGCAGCCAGTTGGCACGCGCCCGCCGCCAGCAGGCCGACAGTGTGGTGCGCGCTCCGATTGCGGGTGTGGTGTACGAACGCAAGATCAACCCAGGAGAAATCGCCGCCAAGAATGCGCGTTTATTCTCGATTGCCGATCTTGGCACGCTGGAACTGAGCGCCAGTGTGCCGTCGCAATGGATTGGCCGCATCAAGCCCGGTCAGCAGGCACGTTTCAGCGTGGAGGGCTTGCCGGACGAGTTTCTTGGCGAAGTGGTGCGGGTCAATCCGGTGGCGCAGAGCGGCACGCGCAGCTTTCTCATCTATATCCGGGTGAATAATGCCGACGGCCACCTGAAGGCCGGGCAGTTTGCCAAGGGTGGCGTGGTGCTGCGTGCGCTGGACGGGCAGGTGGTGCTGCCGCAAACCGCGGTACAGGATGTGCAAGGACAGCCCTGGGTGATGCTGGTGACGCAAGGGCGGCTCAAGCGTCAGCCGGTCAAGGTTCTGCTGTGGTCGCAAAACGAGCGCAAGCTGGCGGTGGAAGGACTCAGTCCCGGTCAGGTGGTGCTGGCCGCCCCCTTGCTGGGCGTGGCCAGCGGGGATGCCGTTACCCTGCCGGCGCAACTTAAATAA
- a CDS encoding chromate transporter, whose translation MNPTLNIPNRRQLFIGFFSIGLSGFGGVLPLAHRMLVQQRRWLSEEEFTELLGLGQILPGPNIVNMSIAIGARFHGVAGAWLAVAGLMLAPLVIVLGMAVLYDHYRNLPDVQGTLHGLASAAAGLLLAMVLRMGEKIERHPLALLMAMLTFIAVGILRWPLLPVLLLLGPVSIWLARRRQRQGGEAC comes from the coding sequence ATGAATCCCACACTCAATATTCCCAACCGGCGGCAGTTGTTCATCGGCTTTTTCAGCATTGGCCTGAGCGGCTTTGGCGGTGTGTTGCCGTTGGCCCATCGCATGCTGGTGCAACAGCGGCGCTGGCTCTCCGAAGAAGAATTTACCGAACTGCTGGGCCTGGGCCAGATTCTGCCTGGCCCCAATATCGTCAATATGTCGATTGCCATCGGCGCGCGTTTTCATGGTGTGGCCGGTGCCTGGCTGGCCGTGGCCGGTTTGATGTTGGCACCGCTGGTCATCGTACTGGGCATGGCGGTGCTGTATGACCACTACCGTAATCTGCCCGATGTGCAAGGCACGCTGCATGGATTGGCGTCTGCGGCGGCAGGCTTGCTGCTGGCCATGGTGCTGCGCATGGGGGAGAAGATTGAACGGCATCCCTTGGCCTTGCTGATGGCCATGCTGACCTTCATCGCCGTCGGCATCTTGCGCTGGCCCTTGCTGCCGGTGCTGTTGCTGCTTGGCCCGGTTTCGATATGGCTGGCCCGCCGTCGCCAGCGGCAAGGAGGGGAGGCATGTTGA
- a CDS encoding chromate transporter, producing MLILLSLLASFSLFSLMAVGGAVTLIPEMHYYVVESHHWMTGQEFAALFAIAQAAPGPNVLVVSLIGWKVAGLAGALVATVGMCGPSSLLCYYVARLWQRFHASPWRRAIERGLAPLTIGLVAGSAMLMSEAANQHPAGWLLCAATTLLAWRTRINPLWLLAGGALLGLSGWL from the coding sequence ATGTTGATCCTGCTATCCTTGCTGGCCAGTTTTTCCCTGTTCTCGCTGATGGCGGTGGGCGGGGCGGTTACCTTGATTCCGGAAATGCACTACTACGTGGTGGAAAGCCATCACTGGATGACGGGCCAGGAATTTGCCGCCCTGTTTGCCATCGCTCAGGCCGCGCCTGGCCCCAATGTGCTGGTGGTCAGCCTGATCGGCTGGAAGGTGGCCGGACTGGCCGGTGCCTTGGTGGCTACGGTGGGCATGTGCGGGCCATCGTCCCTGCTGTGTTATTACGTGGCCCGGCTGTGGCAGCGCTTTCATGCCTCGCCCTGGCGGCGTGCCATCGAGCGCGGGCTGGCACCGCTCACCATCGGCCTGGTGGCCGGCAGTGCCATGCTGATGAGCGAGGCGGCCAACCAGCATCCGGCAGGCTGGCTGCTATGTGCGGCAACAACGCTGCTGGCGTGGCGCACGCGCATCAATCCGCTGTGGCTGCTGGCGGGCGGCGCGCTGCTGGGCTTGAGCGGCTGGCTTTGA